The Sorangiineae bacterium MSr11367 genome window below encodes:
- a CDS encoding DUF779 domain-containing protein: MLIPRVLATEAALALIDTLKEEHGPLLFHQSGGCCDGSAPMCYPIGEFRIGVNDVYLGEVGGCAFYMGGAQFDYWQHTQLTLDVVPGRGSGFSLEAPGGVRFIVRSRVFGEDELRSLPVLRRGPQLGRPTRTRTPT, from the coding sequence ATGTTGATTCCCCGAGTGCTTGCAACCGAGGCGGCCCTCGCGCTGATTGATACGTTGAAGGAGGAGCACGGGCCGCTGCTCTTCCACCAGTCGGGAGGCTGCTGCGACGGCAGCGCACCCATGTGCTATCCGATTGGAGAATTTCGCATTGGCGTCAACGACGTCTACCTCGGCGAGGTAGGAGGCTGCGCGTTTTACATGGGGGGCGCGCAGTTCGATTATTGGCAGCACACCCAGCTCACGCTCGACGTGGTGCCCGGGCGAGGCAGTGGATTTTCGCTCGAGGCGCCAGGTGGCGTCCGGTTCATCGTGCGTTCCCGCGTGTTTGGTGAGGACGAACTGCGGTCGCTCCCCGTCCTACGACGGGGGCCCCAGCTCGGGCGGCCCACGCGTACCCGCACGCCCACTTGA
- a CDS encoding sigma 54-interacting transcriptional regulator, giving the protein MLVLTDPGEVEGRADQRRALASRFARVEAYGLRRDGDGYPIGPSDAALADRRARLESIFREEHRRLAQLPGSLANRSVCALVSDQDGVILSLHDGVSFRDTATRVRLVEGADWSERARGVNAIGTAIAEQTPVAVIGPAHYELRNAGLFCYASPIFDPHGQLVAVLDVTGPMDRHDRGFELVVRTSAMSIERSLRAITYARAGFRNLGAIEHLVTRASAPTILVEPRGPVAIHNEAARRSLLSGRAFVDCETLFGMDFDTLARMAREGGEPRFETRDGSFRVKLDPLLDEGEHPFGIIVHFDPLARAPRAPVKALEPVKNEDLPTPFAEIFATDDAVVQSKQLAAKFAKTRLPMLLLAETGTGKELFARAIHAASECAGGPFIAVNCGAVASTLLESELFGYAPGAFTGAGRRGSDGLLGAANGGTLFLDEIAEMPAPLQASLLRALDDGSYRRLGDSRPRRSAFRLIGATYRDLGTMVEQGDFRSDLFFRLHGACIRIAPLRNRTDRLGLAQALLEKHHPPAPKLARSAVAYLEEHSWPGNVRELRNALAYAVALAGEGPIERHHLPERLVSSGSPTRTRTEVLREAAEEAVRASGGNISDAARKLGVARDTLYRMLKKK; this is encoded by the coding sequence GTGCTGGTTTTGACCGACCCCGGAGAGGTGGAGGGCCGCGCCGATCAACGGCGGGCGCTCGCGTCACGGTTTGCGCGCGTGGAGGCGTATGGCCTTCGGCGCGATGGCGATGGGTATCCGATCGGTCCGAGCGACGCGGCCCTCGCCGATCGGCGCGCGCGCCTGGAGAGCATCTTTCGCGAGGAGCACCGGCGCCTCGCACAATTGCCGGGGAGCCTGGCGAATCGCTCGGTGTGTGCGCTCGTCTCCGATCAAGACGGGGTCATCCTTTCGCTGCACGACGGTGTCTCGTTTCGCGACACAGCCACGCGGGTGCGCCTCGTCGAGGGCGCGGATTGGAGTGAGCGGGCGCGTGGCGTCAACGCGATCGGTACGGCCATCGCCGAGCAGACCCCGGTCGCGGTGATCGGACCTGCGCACTACGAGCTGCGCAACGCGGGGCTCTTTTGCTACGCGTCGCCCATCTTCGATCCGCACGGGCAGCTCGTGGCGGTGCTCGATGTCACGGGTCCGATGGACCGTCACGATCGCGGCTTCGAGCTGGTCGTGCGGACGAGCGCCATGTCCATCGAGCGCTCGCTGCGGGCGATCACGTATGCGCGGGCGGGCTTCCGCAACTTGGGCGCGATCGAACACCTGGTAACCCGCGCCAGCGCGCCGACCATCCTCGTGGAACCACGCGGGCCGGTGGCGATCCACAACGAGGCCGCGCGAAGGTCGCTCTTGTCGGGGCGCGCCTTCGTCGATTGCGAGACGCTCTTCGGGATGGACTTCGACACGCTGGCGCGGATGGCGCGCGAGGGCGGCGAGCCGCGATTCGAGACGCGCGATGGCAGCTTCCGGGTCAAGCTCGATCCGTTGCTGGACGAGGGCGAGCACCCCTTCGGCATCATCGTGCATTTCGATCCCCTGGCTCGGGCACCGCGTGCGCCCGTGAAGGCCCTGGAGCCGGTCAAGAACGAGGACCTCCCCACGCCGTTCGCGGAGATTTTCGCCACCGACGATGCGGTGGTGCAGTCGAAGCAGCTCGCGGCCAAGTTCGCGAAGACGCGCTTGCCGATGCTTCTTCTGGCGGAGACCGGGACAGGCAAGGAGCTGTTCGCCCGCGCCATTCACGCCGCGAGCGAGTGCGCCGGCGGCCCGTTCATCGCGGTCAACTGCGGCGCGGTCGCGTCGACGTTGCTCGAGAGCGAGTTGTTCGGCTACGCGCCGGGCGCCTTCACGGGCGCGGGGCGTCGGGGATCGGACGGCCTTCTGGGCGCGGCCAACGGCGGCACCTTGTTCCTCGACGAAATTGCGGAGATGCCCGCGCCGCTGCAGGCCTCGCTGCTGCGCGCGCTGGACGATGGCTCGTACCGCCGGCTGGGCGATTCGCGGCCTCGCAGGTCGGCGTTTCGTCTGATTGGCGCGACGTACCGCGATCTCGGTACGATGGTCGAGCAGGGCGACTTCCGGAGCGATCTTTTCTTCCGGCTGCACGGCGCGTGCATCCGCATTGCGCCGCTGCGCAATCGCACGGATCGCCTAGGCCTTGCGCAGGCGCTGCTGGAGAAGCACCATCCGCCGGCACCGAAGCTCGCGCGCTCCGCCGTCGCCTACTTGGAAGAGCACTCGTGGCCGGGCAACGTGCGCGAGCTGCGCAATGCGCTGGCCTACGCCGTGGCGCTCGCGGGCGAAGGGCCCATCGAGCGGCACCACCTCCCCGAGCGCCTGGTGAGCTCGGGATCTCCGACGCGGACGCGCACCGAGGTGCTGCGCGAGGCGGCGGAGGAGGCGGTGCGCGCCTCGGGCGGGAACATCAGCGATGCCGCGCGCAAACTCGGTGTTGCGCGCGACACGCTGTACCGCATGCTGAAGAAGAAGTAG
- a CDS encoding aldehyde dehydrogenase family protein, which yields MLYSSPNQSDSKVQFKSRYENFIGGEWCPPVKGRYFENITPVTGRGFCDVPRSTAEDVERALDAAHKVKGRWGLTSPADRALMLHRIADRIEQNLEMLAVAETWDNGKPVRETLAADIPLAVDQFRYFAAAIRAQEGAVAELDQDTVAYHFHEPLGVVGQIIPWNFPILMAVWKLAPALAAGNCVVLKPAEQTPASILLLMELIGDLLPPGVVNVVNGFGVEAGKPLASSPRIAKIAFTGETTTGRLILQYASENLIPATLELGGKSPNIFFDDVVAYSDDFFDKCLEGFAMFALNQGEVCTCPSRALIQANIHQGFLERAIARTKRHVPGHPLNTTTTVGAQASNDQLEKILSYIDIGKKEGAKVLLGGERVKLSGELAGGYYVLPTILAGQNRMRIFQEEIFGPVVSTTSFKDFDDAISIANDTLYGLGAGVWTRDGTKAYRAGRAIHAGRVWTNCYHLYPAHAAFGGYKQSGIGRETHLMMLQHYQQTKNLLVSYSPKAMGLF from the coding sequence ATGCTCTATTCCTCGCCGAACCAGTCCGATTCCAAGGTGCAGTTCAAGTCGCGCTACGAGAATTTCATCGGTGGCGAGTGGTGTCCGCCGGTCAAGGGCAGGTATTTCGAGAACATCACGCCGGTGACGGGCCGCGGCTTCTGCGACGTACCGCGCTCGACGGCGGAGGACGTGGAGCGCGCGCTCGATGCCGCGCACAAGGTCAAGGGACGCTGGGGCCTGACGTCGCCCGCCGATCGCGCGCTCATGCTCCATCGCATCGCGGACCGCATCGAGCAGAACCTGGAAATGCTGGCCGTCGCCGAGACGTGGGACAACGGCAAGCCGGTGCGCGAGACCTTGGCGGCCGACATCCCGCTGGCCGTCGATCAGTTCCGCTATTTCGCAGCCGCCATTCGCGCACAGGAAGGCGCGGTGGCCGAGCTCGATCAGGACACGGTGGCCTACCATTTTCACGAGCCGCTCGGCGTCGTGGGGCAGATCATCCCGTGGAATTTTCCCATCCTCATGGCGGTGTGGAAGCTCGCGCCGGCACTGGCCGCGGGCAACTGCGTCGTCCTCAAACCCGCCGAGCAAACGCCCGCGTCGATCCTCCTCTTGATGGAGCTCATTGGCGACCTCCTTCCGCCGGGGGTGGTGAACGTGGTGAACGGCTTTGGGGTGGAGGCGGGCAAGCCGCTCGCTTCGAGCCCGCGGATCGCGAAAATTGCATTCACCGGCGAGACCACGACGGGGCGCCTCATTCTGCAGTACGCCTCGGAGAACCTCATTCCCGCGACCTTGGAGCTCGGCGGCAAGTCGCCGAACATCTTCTTCGACGACGTCGTGGCGTACAGCGACGACTTCTTCGACAAGTGCCTCGAAGGCTTCGCCATGTTCGCCTTGAACCAGGGCGAGGTGTGCACCTGCCCCTCGCGCGCCCTCATCCAAGCGAACATTCATCAAGGCTTTCTGGAGCGCGCGATTGCCCGCACGAAGCGCCACGTGCCCGGCCATCCGCTGAATACGACGACCACAGTGGGCGCGCAGGCCTCGAATGATCAGCTCGAAAAGATTCTCAGCTACATCGATATCGGCAAGAAGGAAGGCGCCAAAGTTCTCCTCGGCGGTGAACGCGTCAAACTCTCCGGAGAGCTCGCCGGCGGCTACTACGTCCTGCCGACGATTCTGGCGGGCCAAAACAGGATGCGCATCTTCCAAGAGGAGATTTTCGGACCCGTGGTCTCCACCACGTCGTTCAAAGACTTCGACGATGCCATCTCGATTGCGAACGACACACTCTACGGTCTGGGCGCCGGCGTGTGGACGCGCGATGGGACGAAGGCATACCGCGCGGGCCGTGCCATCCATGCGGGGCGCGTGTGGACGAATTGTTATCACCTCTACCCGGCGCACGCCGCGTTCGGCGGGTACAAACAGTCCGGCATCGGACGTGAGACGCACCTGATGATGCTTCAGCACTACCAGCAGACGAAGAACCTACTCGTCAGCTATTCACCCAAAGCCATGGGGCTATTCTAG